ATCAGGGCGGTGGGCAGTTCTCGTTCGGACATGTCGGGACGCTCCTTACGGGCTGGCGGGGACGACCTTGCCGTGGCGCACGCCGCGGAGCGGAACCCGGGCGAGCTCGCCGGCCTTCGTGCGCACGAGGTAGGTCTGTGCGTCATCGTCGTAGTACTCGAAGGTGCCGACCACCTCGGTGATGTACCCGTTCGGCAGCTCGTACTGGAACGAGACGCGCTTGCCGACATCGGTGGTCGCGACGCGGTTGCTCGTTGAGGAAGCCATGGCGCCGCGAGGATACCGGACGGGTCAGCGCCCGGCCCGCGAGATGCGTCCGGGCGGCGGCTCCGGGAAGTCGTCGGGGTGGCCGGCCCAGGCGAGGATCTCCAACCCGTCCACCAGGCGCGGGCCCGGGCGGGAGAAGTAGGAGGTCGCGTCGGTCGCGTATATCGCGCCTTCGCGCGCCGCGTTCGTGTCGGCGAAGTCGGGGTTGGACAGCAGCCGAGGGGCTTCCTCCTCGGCCTCCTCGAGGTAGTAGCCGCACGGCATGAACACGACGATCTCCGGCATCGCATCGGCGATCTCGCGCCAGGTGACCTCCTTCGATCGCTGCCCTTTCTCGTTGAGCAGGTTCGTGGCGCCCGCCAGCTCGATCAGCTCGGGGATCCAGTGACCGCCCACCATCGGGGGATCGGACCACTCGAGGGCGAACATCCGAACGGTCGGCAGGCGCAGCGCTCGCCGCTTGATCGTCTCGACCCGCTCGCGGAGACCTTCGGCCAGCTCCTTCGCCCGTTCCTCCCGGTCGAGGAGCGTGCCCACGATCTCGAGCTGACCGATCGCCTCGCCCAAGGACTGCGGGTCGAGCGACACGACCTGGGCGTCGGGCAGTCCGAGCTCGTCGAGGGCTCGCTGGACCTGCCCGGTCGGGACGGCGCACACGCGGCACAGATCCTGGGTCAGGATCACGTCCGGCTGTTCGCGCGCGAGCAGTTCGCGGTCGAGCACGTACAGGGGCTGCTTGGCCGCCATCCGCTCACGAACGGCGGCATCGACGCGGCCCGGCGACAGCGGACGGTCCT
The sequence above is a segment of the Actinomycetota bacterium genome. Coding sequences within it:
- a CDS encoding cobalamin-binding protein: MKIVSLLPSATEIVYALELGDELVGVTDECDFPAEATTKPVVSRTALPQDRPLSPGRVDAAVRERMAAKQPLYVLDRELLAREQPDVILTQDLCRVCAVPTGQVQRALDELGLPDAQVVSLDPQSLGEAIGQLEIVGTLLDREERAKELAEGLRERVETIKRRALRLPTVRMFALEWSDPPMVGGHWIPELIELAGATNLLNEKGQRSKEVTWREIADAMPEIVVFMPCGYYLEEAEEEAPRLLSNPDFADTNAAREGAIYATDATSYFSRPGPRLVDGLEILAWAGHPDDFPEPPPGRISRAGR